The Candidatus Paceibacterota bacterium genome includes a region encoding these proteins:
- a CDS encoding folylpolyglutamate synthase/dihydrofolate synthase family protein: MTYPHAIRFLYNLRWFGAKLGLSNTFKLAALAGNPQDRLRFIHVAGTNGKGSTCAMLESIYRTAGLRVGLFTSPHLVAFGERIQVNRHPLSQRETVRLVAEMQPLLEDGWGTSGSTAQALGSARTVEPRGPVTPPSSGVENPTFFEVVTIMALRHFVERQCDLVIWETGLGGRLDSTNIVTPLLSVITNIQYDHQEWLGETLASIAAEKAGIIKPGIPVITATEGTEPLKVLADTARRQKAPLTTLSSQEALRPPLDTLQLPLLGQHQRMNAAVAVATVRALAPQLPAGEDTIRAGLAHVHWAGRLQLVTRPTGQKVLLDGAHNVSGAQILVAAVKDYFPSAKPTLVLGILRDKDWPGMCRILAPLAGRILLVPAPSERSATPQELAEACRRANPTARVSSYPSLGEALASTSGDDFVTVAGSLYLVGEAMELLHLSPAKPADERGLNEWSSPTTPLPNNDVGR, encoded by the coding sequence ATGACCTACCCCCACGCCATCCGGTTCCTGTATAACCTCCGCTGGTTTGGAGCCAAGCTCGGCCTGAGCAACACCTTCAAGCTAGCGGCGCTAGCAGGCAATCCCCAGGACCGACTGCGCTTCATCCACGTCGCCGGCACGAACGGCAAAGGCTCGACCTGCGCCATGCTGGAGAGCATTTACCGAACGGCGGGCTTGCGGGTGGGCCTGTTCACCTCCCCTCACCTGGTCGCCTTTGGCGAACGCATCCAGGTCAACCGCCACCCCCTCTCGCAGCGCGAGACCGTGCGGTTGGTTGCCGAGATGCAGCCGCTGCTGGAAGATGGCTGGGGGACGTCTGGCAGCACCGCACAGGCCCTTGGCTCGGCACGTACTGTGGAACCACGCGGACCGGTGACTCCCCCTTCCAGCGGAGTGGAAAATCCAACCTTCTTCGAAGTCGTCACCATTATGGCGTTGCGCCATTTCGTCGAGCGACAATGTGACCTCGTAATTTGGGAGACCGGCTTGGGCGGGCGGTTGGACTCCACGAATATCGTCACCCCTCTACTCAGCGTCATAACCAACATCCAATACGATCACCAGGAGTGGCTCGGCGAGACGCTGGCCAGCATCGCCGCCGAGAAAGCCGGCATCATCAAGCCCGGCATTCCCGTTATCACTGCCACGGAAGGAACCGAACCACTGAAGGTGCTTGCGGATACCGCCCGGCGTCAGAAGGCTCCGCTCACAACCCTCTCCTCCCAGGAAGCACTCCGCCCGCCCCTGGATACCCTCCAACTGCCGCTGCTCGGCCAACATCAGCGGATGAATGCCGCCGTTGCGGTAGCCACCGTGCGGGCGCTTGCCCCGCAGCTTCCCGCAGGTGAGGACACGATCCGCGCCGGTCTGGCCCATGTGCACTGGGCCGGCCGCCTGCAACTGGTGACTCGCCCCACAGGGCAGAAGGTCTTGCTCGACGGCGCCCATAATGTGAGCGGCGCTCAAATCCTCGTTGCCGCGGTGAAGGACTACTTTCCATCCGCGAAACCCACCCTGGTGCTCGGCATCCTTCGCGACAAGGACTGGCCAGGCATGTGCCGAATTCTAGCACCGCTGGCCGGGCGCATTCTGCTGGTCCCAGCGCCCAGCGAACGCAGCGCTACACCGCAGGAGCTCGCCGAAGCGTGCCGGCGCGCCAATCCAACCGCACGCGTCAGCTCATATCCTTCCCTGGGCGAGGCTTTGGCCAGCACTTCTGGCGACGACTTTGTCACCGTCGCCGGTTCGCTTTATCTCGTCGGCGAGGCCATGGAACTACTGCACCTGTCTCCGGCAAAGCCGGCTGACGAACGCGGCCTCAATGAATGGAGCAGCCCGACCACCCCCCTGCCAAACAACGATGTTGGCAGATGA
- a CDS encoding succinate dehydrogenase cytochrome b subunit, with protein MNIITNVFKSSLGKKYIMAVTGCCLFLFVIGHMVGNLQIFLGREAINRYGHFLQSNPELIWPVRLGLLVVLVLHIWSAIVVSLENKAARPVGYDAYKPIGSSYASRTMLMGGIIVFVFIVYHLLHYTAQVQHLNFTHQNFAAFMEKLPGQFPPERHDIYRMMVVGFSKPLVSGFYLLGLALLSLHLSHGASSMFQSLGWKNETYRPFFDRAARVVAWLIFLGYSSIPIAVLCGFGKEALK; from the coding sequence ATGAACATCATTACGAACGTATTCAAGTCGTCACTCGGTAAGAAATACATCATGGCGGTAACAGGCTGCTGCCTGTTCCTGTTTGTGATTGGGCACATGGTGGGCAACCTCCAAATCTTCCTGGGCCGGGAGGCGATAAATCGCTACGGCCACTTCCTGCAATCCAATCCCGAGTTGATCTGGCCTGTGCGGCTGGGTCTGTTAGTGGTGCTGGTGTTGCACATCTGGTCAGCGATAGTGGTCTCGCTGGAAAACAAGGCGGCGCGACCCGTAGGCTATGATGCCTATAAACCCATTGGGTCCAGCTACGCCTCGCGAACGATGTTGATGGGCGGAATCATCGTCTTCGTGTTCATTGTCTATCACCTGCTGCACTACACCGCCCAAGTGCAGCACCTCAATTTCACTCACCAGAACTTCGCTGCCTTCATGGAGAAGCTCCCCGGGCAATTTCCGCCGGAACGGCACGACATTTACAGGATGATGGTTGTAGGCTTCAGCAAGCCCCTGGTGTCAGGCTTCTACTTGCTGGGATTGGCGCTGCTGAGCCTGCACCTCAGCCACGGGGCCAGCAGCATGTTCCAATCGCTGGGCTGGAAGAACGAAACCTATCGGCCATTCTTCGATCGAGCGGCCCGGGTGGTCGCGTGGCTGATCTTCCTCGGCTATTCCTCCATCCCGATTGCAGTCCTCTGCGGCTTCGGAAAGGAAGCCTTGAAATGA
- a CDS encoding fumarate reductase/succinate dehydrogenase flavoprotein subunit: protein MTLDAKIPSGPLAGKWDKHKFDLKLVNPANKRKFDIIVVGTGLAGASAAASLAELGYQVRCFCFQDSPRRAHSIAAQGGINAAKNYQNDGDSVYRLFYDTIKGGDFRAREANVYRLAQVSVNIIDQCVAQGVPFAREYGGLLANRSFGGAQVSRTFYARGQTGQQLLLGAYQTLCRQISLGAVQMFPRTEMLDLVVINGHAKGIVVRDLITGQVSSHAGDAVVLATGGYGNVFFLSTNAKGCNVTATWRAYKKGACFANPCYTQIHPTCIPVSGDHQSKLTLMSESLRNDGRVWVPKRKEDCTKPPGSVPESERDYYLERKYPSYGNLAPRDISSRAAKAVCDEGRGVGPGGLGVYLDFADSIKRLGENVIRERYGNLFDMYEKITGENGYQVPMRIYPAVHYAMGGTWVDYNLMTTLPGLFVLGEANFSDHGANRLGASALMQGLADGYFVIPYTIGHYLVTSKQPKPSVSHAEFRKAESDINAFTSRLLAVKGKRTPTSLHRELGKLLWEKCGMARNEAGLKEALKRIPVLREEFWKTVNVTGESGELNQCLEYAGRVADFMEFAELLCLDALHRRESCGGHFREEFQTPDGEAQRDDENFAYAAAWEYQGPDKPPVLHKEALDYEEVHMSTRSYK, encoded by the coding sequence ATGACCCTCGACGCCAAAATACCAAGCGGCCCGCTGGCCGGGAAGTGGGACAAGCACAAGTTCGACCTCAAACTGGTCAACCCTGCGAATAAGCGGAAATTTGACATTATTGTCGTCGGCACCGGCCTGGCCGGCGCATCGGCCGCAGCCTCCCTGGCGGAGCTGGGCTATCAAGTCAGATGCTTTTGCTTCCAGGATAGCCCTCGCCGCGCCCACAGCATCGCCGCCCAAGGCGGTATCAATGCCGCCAAGAACTATCAGAACGACGGCGACAGCGTTTATCGGCTTTTCTATGACACGATCAAGGGGGGAGATTTCCGCGCCCGCGAAGCAAATGTCTATCGTCTCGCCCAGGTCAGCGTGAACATCATTGATCAATGTGTCGCCCAAGGCGTTCCTTTCGCGCGCGAATACGGCGGTCTCCTCGCCAATCGTTCGTTCGGCGGAGCGCAGGTCTCACGCACCTTCTACGCCCGCGGCCAAACTGGCCAGCAACTGCTGCTCGGTGCCTACCAGACCCTCTGCCGCCAGATTAGCCTCGGTGCGGTGCAGATGTTCCCGCGCACCGAGATGCTTGACTTGGTGGTCATCAACGGCCACGCCAAAGGCATCGTCGTGCGCGACCTGATCACCGGCCAGGTTTCCTCCCATGCCGGCGATGCTGTCGTGCTGGCCACCGGCGGGTATGGTAATGTCTTCTTCCTTTCCACCAACGCCAAGGGATGCAACGTCACCGCCACCTGGCGCGCATACAAGAAGGGTGCCTGCTTCGCCAATCCCTGCTACACCCAGATCCATCCCACCTGCATCCCTGTCAGCGGCGACCACCAATCGAAACTGACGCTCATGTCCGAGTCGCTGCGCAACGACGGCCGCGTCTGGGTGCCCAAGCGCAAGGAAGACTGCACCAAGCCTCCCGGCTCCGTCCCCGAATCGGAACGCGATTACTACCTGGAACGCAAATACCCGAGCTACGGGAACCTGGCACCTCGTGACATCTCCTCGCGCGCAGCCAAGGCGGTCTGCGACGAAGGTCGTGGCGTCGGACCGGGCGGGCTAGGCGTTTACCTCGATTTCGCCGACTCCATCAAGCGGCTGGGTGAGAATGTCATCCGCGAGCGCTATGGCAACCTGTTCGACATGTATGAGAAGATCACCGGCGAGAACGGCTACCAAGTGCCGATGCGCATCTATCCCGCGGTGCACTACGCGATGGGCGGCACGTGGGTGGATTACAATCTCATGACTACGCTGCCTGGGCTGTTCGTGCTTGGCGAGGCGAACTTCTCCGATCACGGCGCAAACCGGCTCGGCGCCAGCGCCCTCATGCAAGGGCTGGCTGATGGCTACTTCGTCATCCCCTACACCATTGGACACTACCTCGTGACCTCCAAACAGCCGAAACCCTCGGTCAGCCACGCGGAATTCAGGAAGGCTGAGTCCGACATCAACGCCTTCACCAGCCGCTTGCTTGCAGTAAAGGGCAAGCGCACCCCGACCTCTCTGCACCGCGAATTGGGCAAACTCCTTTGGGAAAAGTGCGGTATGGCGCGCAATGAAGCCGGACTGAAAGAGGCCTTGAAACGAATCCCTGTGTTGCGTGAGGAATTCTGGAAGACGGTCAATGTCACCGGCGAGAGCGGCGAGTTGAACCAATGCCTGGAGTACGCCGGCCGCGTGGCTGACTTCATGGAATTTGCCGAACTGCTCTGCCTCGACGCCCTGCACCGCCGCGAATCCTGCGGCGGCCATTTCCGCGAGGAATTCCAAACCCCCGACGGCGAGGCGCAGCGCGACGACGAGAACTTTGCTTACGCCGCCGCCTGGGAATACCAGGGCCCGGACAAACCGCCCGTATTACACAAGGAAGCCCTGGACTATGAAGAAGTCCATATGAGCACCCGCAGCTATAAATGA
- a CDS encoding succinate dehydrogenase/fumarate reductase iron-sulfur subunit produces the protein MNLTLKVWRQRNATTLGRFETYQARDLIPDMSFLEMLDVVNEDIMARGGDPIAFDSDCREGICGMCSLVISGIPHGGHRGTATCQLHLRHFKNGDTVTIEPWRAKAFPIVKDLITNRSAFDRIIQAGGFVSVNTGGAPDGNAIPIPKTAAESAMDAAACIGCGACVAVCKNASAMLFVAAKVSHLNLLPQGKAEKDRRVLNMVKQMDEEGFGNCTVTGSCEAVCPKEISLNFIAKMNRDYGAAILKGR, from the coding sequence ATGAACCTGACCCTCAAAGTTTGGCGCCAGAGGAACGCGACCACTCTCGGCCGGTTCGAAACCTACCAGGCCCGCGACCTCATCCCGGACATGTCTTTCCTGGAGATGCTCGACGTGGTCAACGAGGACATCATGGCGCGCGGCGGGGACCCGATCGCCTTTGATTCCGACTGCCGCGAAGGCATCTGCGGGATGTGTTCGTTGGTTATCAGCGGCATCCCCCACGGCGGCCATCGTGGCACCGCGACCTGCCAGCTTCACCTGCGGCATTTCAAGAACGGCGACACCGTCACCATCGAACCCTGGCGGGCGAAGGCCTTCCCCATCGTCAAAGACCTGATCACAAACCGCAGCGCCTTTGACCGCATCATCCAGGCCGGTGGCTTTGTGTCCGTCAACACCGGCGGCGCACCGGACGGCAACGCTATCCCAATCCCCAAGACCGCCGCGGAATCCGCGATGGACGCCGCCGCGTGCATCGGTTGCGGCGCCTGCGTGGCGGTTTGCAAAAACGCCTCAGCCATGCTCTTTGTCGCCGCCAAAGTCTCGCACCTCAACCTCCTCCCGCAGGGCAAAGCCGAGAAAGACCGCCGAGTTCTCAACATGGTGAAGCAAATGGACGAAGAAGGCTTCGGCAACTGCACCGTCACTGGCTCGTGCGAAGCCGTCTGCCCAAAAGAAATCAGCCTCAACTTCATCGCCAAGATGAATCGCGACTACGGAGCGGCCATACTCAAAGGGCGATAG
- the folK gene encoding 2-amino-4-hydroxy-6-hydroxymethyldihydropteridine diphosphokinase produces MKSEIRGPKAELGKLAIVALGANLGDARENILLGMSRLQALSDTPSLRSSLWRTTPVNCPPGSPVFVNAVVGLWPRAGETPESLLLKLQALERESGRRPKQVLNEPRPLDLDLIAFGNERRATANLTLPHPRAHLRRFVLQPLSEIAPDFVLPGQTMTVVRLLLSLPPDEAMQKLE; encoded by the coding sequence ATGAAGTCCGAGATCCGAGGCCCGAAGGCCGAACTCGGGAAGCTGGCGATTGTGGCGCTAGGGGCTAACCTCGGCGACGCCCGAGAGAATATCCTCCTGGGGATGAGCCGGTTACAGGCGTTGTCCGACACACCTTCGTTGCGGTCGTCGCTCTGGCGGACTACGCCGGTGAATTGTCCGCCGGGCTCACCTGTCTTTGTGAATGCGGTCGTGGGCCTGTGGCCGCGAGCGGGGGAGACGCCGGAGTCGCTGTTGCTCAAACTGCAGGCGCTCGAAAGGGAGTCTGGCCGCCGGCCCAAACAGGTCTTGAATGAACCGAGGCCGCTGGACCTGGATTTGATTGCCTTCGGCAATGAGAGGCGCGCGACCGCAAATCTAACGCTGCCCCATCCCCGCGCACACCTGCGCCGATTTGTGCTACAGCCATTGAGCGAGATCGCACCCGACTTCGTCCTGCCTGGCCAGACGATGACGGTAGTGCGGTTGCTCTTGTCGTTGCCGCCGGACGAGGCGATGCAAAAACTCGAGTAG
- the dapB gene encoding 4-hydroxy-tetrahydrodipicolinate reductase has translation MTKIVVTGSKGRMGRAIIACAARYHDLRIVGQIDKGDDLQSVIGRGDVIVDFSSHSATPAIAALCAAHGKAIVVGTTGHSEEGKSQIGSCQAQIPIVFSSNFSAGVNTLFWLTRKAAEILGPGFDLEIVEMHHRLKRDAPSGTAKTLADILALVRRQQRDKVVRHGRSGIVGERTPEEIGVHSVRGGDVVGEHTVIFAGTGERVELTHKASTRETFAEGALRAARWVVRQKPGLYDMQDVLGLK, from the coding sequence ATGACCAAAATCGTCGTCACCGGTTCCAAAGGCCGCATGGGGCGGGCGATCATCGCCTGCGCCGCGCGTTATCACGATCTGCGGATCGTCGGCCAGATAGACAAGGGGGATGATCTGCAATCCGTGATCGGGCGGGGCGACGTGATCGTTGACTTCAGCTCGCACAGCGCCACCCCTGCCATCGCCGCACTTTGCGCCGCGCACGGGAAGGCGATCGTGGTGGGCACGACCGGCCATTCGGAGGAGGGCAAGTCGCAGATTGGCAGCTGCCAGGCGCAAATCCCCATCGTTTTCTCCTCGAACTTCTCTGCGGGCGTGAACACGCTGTTCTGGCTGACGCGCAAGGCGGCGGAGATACTAGGTCCGGGTTTTGACCTGGAGATTGTCGAGATGCACCACCGCCTGAAGCGGGACGCCCCGAGCGGGACGGCCAAAACGCTGGCGGATATCCTGGCGTTGGTGCGCCGGCAGCAACGTGACAAGGTGGTGCGGCATGGACGGTCGGGCATCGTGGGCGAGCGGACGCCGGAGGAGATTGGGGTGCATTCGGTGCGCGGAGGGGACGTGGTGGGCGAGCACACAGTGATCTTTGCCGGGACAGGCGAGCGGGTCGAGTTGACGCATAAGGCTTCGACGCGGGAGACTTTTGCTGAGGGGGCGTTGCGGGCCGCGCGATGGGTGGTGCGGCAGAAGCCCGGGCTTTACGACATGCAGGATGTGCTGGGCTTGAAATGA
- a CDS encoding MFS transporter: MTNNNVRGVYPRLQLAYLLQFAIWGSWCVALGGYLNGKMSGPHIGYLYMAIPWGAIIAPMFIGPIADRYFSAQKVLGLLHLISGAALVACGVICVQAEAGAAGGTVVVPFASLMVLMLISGICFMPSIALINTVVFKHIPDSASAPKVFIFGTAGWILVNLVVEIFGGGAARPNFFFVGGACGIFLGLYSFTLPDTPPKGAPAQGEKKDLFGLGALAMFKSPTFTIFVLCAFMASIFGSNYFFPSVVPYLSEFGYPAPVALGTLNQFSELFFMAILPFCVARIGLKWVLVIGMSAWAARYFIFTLTGFQFALIGLLCHGMGYAFLYTAAYMFGDRVAPTHLKASVQSLLAFLLLGIGQVLSGYAFGYQFERNAPAITKTVVIEEGKPAKGLPAWNDPAMETSGWRYLDLAKSVKYLRGDKNVFNFGEHLGLYTKEDGSIDLAKLPETWEVGGVSYSKAELKATFDKIGTQVTREDYLKAQRHNWKGFFIPAAIFVLVWTVLFIVFGRQPAEVPAEPAKT, encoded by the coding sequence ATGACAAATAACAACGTGCGCGGTGTTTATCCGAGATTGCAGTTGGCGTATCTGCTGCAATTTGCGATTTGGGGGAGTTGGTGTGTGGCCCTCGGCGGTTACCTCAACGGGAAGATGAGCGGCCCTCACATCGGGTATCTCTACATGGCGATTCCGTGGGGGGCGATTATCGCGCCGATGTTCATTGGTCCGATCGCTGACCGTTACTTCTCCGCCCAAAAGGTTCTGGGGCTGCTGCATCTAATCAGCGGCGCGGCGTTGGTAGCCTGTGGTGTCATCTGTGTGCAGGCGGAGGCCGGTGCGGCAGGGGGGACGGTTGTGGTTCCATTTGCGTCGCTGATGGTGTTGATGCTTATTTCGGGAATCTGCTTCATGCCTTCCATCGCATTGATCAACACCGTTGTGTTCAAACACATTCCAGATTCGGCATCGGCCCCCAAAGTGTTTATATTTGGAACCGCCGGCTGGATCCTGGTGAATCTGGTTGTGGAGATCTTCGGGGGCGGTGCCGCGCGTCCTAATTTCTTCTTCGTGGGTGGCGCCTGCGGTATCTTCCTCGGGCTTTACTCCTTCACTTTGCCGGATACGCCCCCCAAGGGAGCCCCGGCGCAAGGGGAGAAGAAGGACCTGTTTGGCCTAGGGGCATTGGCCATGTTCAAGTCCCCCACGTTCACCATCTTCGTCTTGTGCGCGTTCATGGCCAGTATTTTCGGGAGTAACTACTTCTTCCCGTCCGTGGTTCCCTACCTGAGCGAGTTCGGCTATCCGGCGCCGGTCGCACTGGGCACGCTCAACCAGTTCTCGGAGCTCTTCTTCATGGCCATCCTGCCGTTCTGCGTCGCCCGGATCGGTCTCAAGTGGGTTCTGGTGATCGGCATGAGCGCTTGGGCCGCACGGTATTTCATCTTCACGCTGACAGGGTTCCAGTTCGCGCTGATCGGATTGCTCTGTCACGGGATGGGCTACGCGTTCCTTTATACAGCGGCTTACATGTTCGGCGACCGAGTCGCACCGACGCATCTCAAGGCCAGTGTGCAGAGTCTGCTGGCGTTCCTGCTGCTGGGAATTGGACAGGTGCTTAGCGGTTACGCTTTCGGCTACCAATTTGAGCGCAACGCCCCGGCGATCACCAAGACGGTCGTGATCGAGGAAGGGAAACCAGCGAAGGGACTTCCCGCCTGGAATGATCCAGCAATGGAAACGTCGGGGTGGCGGTACCTTGATCTGGCCAAATCGGTCAAATACTTGCGGGGTGACAAGAATGTCTTTAACTTTGGGGAGCACCTTGGCCTTTATACCAAGGAGGATGGCTCGATTGACCTCGCCAAACTGCCGGAAACCTGGGAGGTGGGCGGGGTGTCCTACAGCAAAGCCGAGTTGAAGGCGACTTTCGATAAGATCGGCACTCAGGTTACCCGTGAGGACTATCTCAAGGCCCAGCGGCATAACTGGAAGGGTTTCTTCATCCCTGCGGCCATCTTCGTCCTGGTCTGGACAGTCTTGTTCATCGTGTTCGGCCGGCAACCGGCCGAGGTTCCAGCCGAACCCGCGAAGACCTAG
- the dapA gene encoding 4-hydroxy-tetrahydrodipicolinate synthase produces MFTGTHTAIVTPFRNGKVDEAALKNLVQAQVRGGVDGIVPVGTTGESPTVDYDEHIHIIALSVKFARRRIKVLAGTGGNSTSEAILLTRRAEQAGVDGSLQVAPYYNKPTQEGLFQHFREVARRTRLPIVLYSVPGRCGIEIGVDTVRRLARECSNIIGIKEAGGNADRVSQLRAVLGPRFEILSGDDSLTLPFMAVGARGVISVASNVIPRPVAQMVRAFAAGKIQAALRLHRKYYPLFKDLFIETNPVPVKAALAMLGRIEEEYRLPLVPMSPKNRELLRTTLKAVGVLQ; encoded by the coding sequence ATGTTCACTGGAACTCACACAGCTATTGTAACGCCATTCAGGAATGGCAAGGTTGACGAAGCAGCCCTCAAGAACCTGGTGCAGGCTCAGGTGCGGGGCGGCGTGGACGGCATCGTGCCGGTCGGCACCACCGGCGAGTCGCCGACGGTGGACTACGATGAGCACATCCATATTATCGCTTTGTCGGTGAAATTCGCGCGGCGCCGGATCAAGGTGCTCGCCGGCACCGGCGGCAACTCCACCAGCGAGGCCATTCTCCTCACCAGGCGAGCCGAGCAGGCCGGAGTCGATGGCTCCCTGCAGGTGGCGCCATATTACAACAAGCCAACTCAGGAGGGTCTGTTCCAGCACTTCCGCGAGGTCGCGCGCCGGACGCGCCTGCCCATTGTGCTCTACAGCGTCCCTGGCCGGTGCGGCATTGAGATTGGCGTGGACACAGTCCGGCGTCTGGCGCGGGAGTGCAGCAATATCATTGGTATCAAGGAAGCGGGCGGCAACGCTGACCGTGTGAGCCAGTTGCGAGCGGTTCTCGGGCCGCGCTTTGAGATACTGAGCGGTGATGATTCGCTGACCCTGCCTTTCATGGCGGTCGGCGCGCGGGGCGTGATCAGCGTGGCTTCGAACGTCATTCCCCGCCCGGTCGCGCAGATGGTCCGGGCATTCGCAGCGGGAAAGATCCAGGCGGCCTTGAGGCTGCACCGGAAGTATTACCCACTCTTTAAGGACCTGTTCATCGAGACCAACCCGGTGCCGGTGAAGGCTGCGCTGGCGATGCTGGGCCGGATCGAGGAAGAGTATCGCTTGCCGCTGGTCCCCATGAGCCCGAAGAACCGCGAGCTGCTGCGCACGACTCTGAAGGCCGTCGGCGTATTGCAGTAG
- the dapF gene encoding diaminopimelate epimerase: MVLEFTKMNGAGNDFVLIDNRAQKVRLSPEQVVRLCDRHRGVGADGVLVLVPSASGKADWAWEFYNSDGSTGEMCGNGARCFSRFVQKVAGLSGGLTFETGAGVITASFQGGRVTVNLTPPRDLRLNQRIPLSTGMETIHSISTGVPHAVVFVADADRVMLQQLGPEIRRHPHFGPKGTNVNFAQRLGPNHIRVRTFERGVEGETLACGTGVTAVALVAARLHGFTSPVKVQVQGGGELEVSFKDADGEFTGVRLSGPAEFVFEGKIEI, encoded by the coding sequence ATGGTACTGGAATTCACCAAGATGAACGGGGCAGGGAATGACTTTGTGCTTATTGATAACCGGGCACAGAAGGTCAGGCTGTCTCCCGAGCAAGTGGTGCGGCTTTGCGACCGGCATCGCGGGGTAGGGGCCGATGGGGTTCTGGTTCTGGTGCCGTCGGCTTCGGGCAAGGCGGATTGGGCCTGGGAATTCTACAACAGCGACGGCAGCACGGGCGAGATGTGCGGCAACGGGGCGCGGTGCTTTTCGCGCTTCGTGCAGAAGGTCGCCGGGCTGAGTGGGGGGTTGACGTTCGAAACGGGAGCGGGGGTCATCACCGCCAGCTTTCAGGGGGGGCGGGTCACGGTGAACCTGACGCCACCACGCGACTTGCGGCTTAACCAGCGGATCCCGCTCTCGACGGGCATGGAGACGATTCACTCGATCAGCACGGGGGTGCCGCACGCGGTGGTGTTCGTGGCCGACGCCGACCGGGTGATGCTGCAGCAGCTTGGCCCTGAAATTCGCCGGCACCCGCACTTCGGCCCGAAGGGCACTAACGTGAATTTCGCGCAGCGGCTTGGGCCGAATCACATTCGGGTGCGGACCTTCGAGCGCGGCGTGGAAGGCGAAACGCTGGCCTGCGGGACGGGTGTGACAGCCGTGGCGCTGGTGGCGGCGCGGCTGCACGGTTTCACGTCTCCGGTGAAGGTGCAGGTCCAGGGCGGGGGAGAACTGGAAGTCAGCTTCAAGGACGCGGATGGGGAGTTTACGGGTGTGCGGTTGAGCGGCCCGGCGGAGTTTGTCTTCGAGGGAAAGATTGAAATTTGA
- a CDS encoding Maf family protein gives MRSALNALPPLILASASPRRSDLLRQLRVEFKVVPADLPEIHHEQLTARELCQINAYRKARFVAKKAPDALVLAADTLVYLHSMLFGKPGDIQEAYQMLRRLEGRSHQVVTGICLLHLRGHRQAVFAETTTVAFKPLDEAAIARYLSRVNPLDKAGAYAIQEHGDLIVKEITGSYSNVVGLPMERLAAELKSWAAT, from the coding sequence ATGCGCTCTGCGTTGAACGCTCTGCCGCCGCTGATCCTGGCTTCCGCATCACCTCGGCGGTCGGACTTGCTGCGCCAGTTGCGCGTGGAGTTCAAGGTCGTGCCGGCGGACCTGCCGGAAATCCATCACGAGCAGTTGACGGCCCGCGAGCTCTGCCAGATCAACGCCTACCGTAAGGCGCGATTTGTTGCCAAGAAAGCTCCCGACGCACTGGTGCTGGCGGCAGACACCCTGGTTTACTTGCATAGCATGCTATTTGGCAAGCCGGGCGACATCCAGGAGGCGTACCAGATGCTGAGACGCCTGGAAGGCCGATCTCATCAGGTGGTAACCGGGATTTGCCTATTGCATCTCCGGGGCCATCGCCAGGCTGTCTTCGCGGAAACTACCACCGTGGCCTTTAAGCCGCTGGATGAGGCGGCCATCGCTCGTTACCTGAGCCGGGTCAACCCGCTGGACAAAGCAGGCGCGTACGCCATTCAAGAGCACGGGGATCTCATTGTGAAGGAGATCACCGGTTCCTACAGCAACGTGGTCGGCTTGCCCATGGAACGACTTGCCGCCGAACTGAAGTCGTGGGCCGCGACGTGA